The following proteins are co-located in the Trichormus variabilis 0441 genome:
- the ggt gene encoding gamma-glutamyltransferase, translating into MPILAKSKLVVFTVFSLGVLCYNQIASATITLPLRSKKGMVVSAHPLASETGVAMLRKGGNAVDAAVATTFAISVVEPFSAGIGGGGFLLMRSQKTGEIKALDFRERAPLKATRKMYLDDAGKVRPNASINGYLAVATPGTIAGMYEVHRRYGKLPWYEVVKPAIALAKDGFVLAQKPTWRSIQVYGTRKQAILSNQAAREIFTRNGEFYQPGERLVQRDLARTLAEIAQNPQSFYTGDIARAIAADMAKNGGLVTLADLKAYKPIWRNPVCGNFRQAKICSMPPPSSGGVLLLQMLNIIGDTDLKSWGWHHPKALHLFTEAMKIAYSDRSQYLGDPDFVKIPLQALLSPAYGKKRRAEIDLHRAIPSTQVKPIAPQILQRFGKAEIPQRIYANRYESPETSHISVVDKERNAVSLTFTVNYGFGSGVVASGTGILLNDEMDDFAAAPGVPNVFGLVGSEANAIAPRKTPLSSMTPTIITENERLRMVVGAPGGSTIITQVLQIILNVLEYDMDVGAAVSVPRIHHQWLPDELRVETWGLDALTLQDLRRRGHNIKETNPWGNINAIVVTKEGDLEGAADPRGEGSPIANDRL; encoded by the coding sequence ATGCCTATTCTTGCTAAGTCCAAGCTGGTTGTATTTACAGTCTTTTCTCTGGGGGTTCTTTGCTACAACCAAATAGCCTCAGCCACTATTACCTTACCTCTACGCAGTAAAAAAGGTATGGTAGTATCTGCCCATCCTTTGGCAAGTGAGACTGGTGTGGCAATGTTACGCAAAGGTGGTAATGCAGTCGATGCAGCAGTAGCCACAACCTTTGCCATTTCTGTTGTTGAGCCTTTTTCTGCCGGAATTGGTGGCGGGGGATTTTTGCTGATGCGTTCCCAGAAAACAGGAGAAATCAAAGCGTTAGATTTTCGGGAACGCGCACCCCTCAAAGCCACGAGAAAGATGTATTTGGATGATGCAGGGAAGGTACGCCCAAATGCAAGTATCAACGGTTATTTGGCGGTAGCTACACCAGGAACGATCGCCGGGATGTATGAAGTGCATCGTCGTTATGGTAAATTACCCTGGTATGAGGTGGTAAAACCTGCGATCGCTCTAGCTAAGGATGGTTTCGTTCTTGCTCAAAAACCAACTTGGCGATCAATCCAAGTTTATGGAACCCGCAAACAAGCAATTCTCAGCAACCAAGCAGCACGGGAAATTTTTACTCGCAACGGCGAATTTTATCAGCCTGGAGAAAGGTTGGTACAGCGCGATTTGGCACGTACTTTAGCAGAGATCGCCCAAAATCCTCAAAGCTTTTACACTGGTGATATTGCCCGTGCGATCGCGGCTGATATGGCGAAAAATGGCGGTTTAGTTACCTTAGCAGACCTGAAGGCCTACAAACCCATCTGGCGTAATCCTGTCTGTGGCAATTTCCGTCAAGCTAAAATCTGCTCAATGCCACCACCTTCATCGGGGGGTGTGTTGCTATTGCAGATGTTAAATATTATTGGTGACACAGATTTAAAATCTTGGGGTTGGCATCATCCCAAGGCTCTGCATTTATTCACAGAAGCAATGAAAATTGCCTACAGCGATCGCTCACAATATTTAGGCGACCCCGATTTTGTCAAAATTCCTCTACAAGCGCTGCTTAGTCCTGCCTACGGCAAAAAGCGCCGTGCAGAAATTGATTTACACAGAGCCATACCCTCAACCCAAGTCAAACCCATCGCCCCACAAATTTTACAACGGTTCGGAAAAGCCGAGATTCCCCAAAGAATATATGCAAATCGCTATGAATCTCCCGAAACCAGCCATATAAGTGTCGTCGATAAAGAACGTAATGCAGTCAGCCTCACTTTTACAGTTAATTATGGTTTTGGTTCTGGAGTGGTGGCATCGGGGACTGGTATTTTGCTCAACGATGAAATGGACGATTTTGCTGCTGCGCCAGGAGTTCCCAATGTATTCGGGTTAGTAGGAAGCGAAGCCAATGCGATCGCACCCCGCAAAACTCCCTTATCGAGTATGACACCGACTATCATCACCGAGAACGAACGCCTCCGCATGGTAGTAGGTGCGCCTGGTGGTAGCACCATCATCACTCAAGTTTTGCAAATTATTCTCAATGTTTTAGAATACGATATGGATGTTGGTGCAGCCGTATCTGTCCCACGCATACATCACCAGTGGCTACCCGATGAGTTACGAGTAGAAACTTGGGGATTAGATGCGCTTACCCTACAAGACTTACGCCGACGCGGACATAACATCAAAGAAACTAATCCTTGGGGCAATATTAATGCGATCGTTGTCACCAAAGAAGGCGACTTAGAAGGCGCAGCCGACCCACGCGGTGAAGGTTCTCCTATAGCAAATGACCGTTTGTAG
- a CDS encoding tyrosine-type recombinase/integrase translates to MGRSKRGTVGIETTPNNKLRLRLPRTIAEVNARYISTGLDDTPENRRRVQRTAWEIEEDIQNNRLDPTLSRYAFNNGFSSVVVTKATKDVPNLTELWDAYCEYRKPLVSITTYRQKYCSYFANHIHKLPTHNLADAEGIRQYLINNLSNDAAKRVLTHINACCRWAVTAGLIPHNPFAGMADGLRRSWNSEAIDPFSVDEREAILNAYKDHPKYSHYHSLVRFLFLTGCRPGEATALHWANVHQEYVLFCESYSGRYRLVKDTKTHKPRRFPCNNQLRGLLDSIKPTNKYDPNGLVFVTHHHNKQINSDALPTAVGWKLILTGLVDEGKVKRYRPPYNTRHTFVTLALGAGLTVSQVAKLVGNTPKIILAHYAGSQVLEVPVF, encoded by the coding sequence ATGGGACGTAGCAAACGCGGGACAGTTGGAATAGAGACAACACCAAACAATAAGTTGCGGCTGAGACTACCTCGAACAATAGCTGAAGTCAATGCTCGGTACATCTCGACTGGGTTAGATGACACTCCTGAGAACAGACGTAGGGTACAGAGAACAGCCTGGGAGATAGAAGAAGATATACAAAACAACAGGCTAGACCCTACACTATCTCGGTATGCCTTTAATAATGGGTTTAGTAGTGTAGTTGTTACTAAAGCTACCAAGGATGTACCAAACCTAACTGAGTTATGGGATGCTTACTGTGAGTATCGGAAACCATTGGTTAGCATTACTACATACAGACAGAAGTATTGCAGCTATTTCGCTAACCACATCCACAAACTACCAACACATAACCTAGCCGATGCTGAAGGTATCAGGCAATACCTTATTAACAACCTATCTAATGATGCTGCAAAGCGGGTATTAACTCATATAAATGCTTGCTGTAGATGGGCAGTAACAGCAGGTTTAATACCTCACAACCCGTTTGCAGGTATGGCTGATGGGTTGCGGCGTTCGTGGAATAGTGAAGCTATTGACCCCTTCAGTGTCGATGAACGCGAAGCTATTTTAAACGCCTATAAAGACCACCCAAAGTATAGCCACTACCATAGTCTCGTTCGGTTTCTGTTTCTGACAGGATGCCGTCCAGGGGAAGCGACGGCGTTACATTGGGCAAACGTACACCAAGAGTACGTTTTATTTTGTGAGTCGTATTCAGGCAGGTATAGGTTAGTAAAGGACACCAAGACTCATAAACCTCGACGGTTTCCATGCAACAACCAGTTAAGAGGTTTGCTTGACAGTATTAAACCAACAAATAAATACGACCCTAATGGCTTGGTCTTTGTCACCCATCACCACAACAAACAAATAAACAGTGATGCTTTACCAACAGCAGTTGGCTGGAAGCTTATTCTAACTGGGTTAGTCGATGAGGGTAAGGTCAAGCGATACCGCCCACCTTACAACACAAGGCATACATTCGTCACACTTGCCCTTGGTGCGGGTTTAACTGTGTCACAGGTTGCAAAGCTTGTAGGTAACACTCCAAAAATAATACTCGCTCACTATGCAGGTTCGCAGGTTTTAGAGGTTCCTGTGTTTTAG